In one Mucilaginibacter ginsenosidivorax genomic region, the following are encoded:
- a CDS encoding TetR family transcriptional regulator C-terminal domain-containing protein: MATIESIQNAYIDYVLTEGSESKSVYIFAKQNEMTEAEFYQFYGSFEAVEQAIWAGFTTKTIAEIKSQEVWAQYSARERALSYFYVFFELLKGSRSFAIYSIKKQPRGFTTPRVFEPMKMAFESFAEDILKEGIETTELTDRKFFSKRYKDALWVQFVFVLNFWVNDNSTGFEKTDEAIEKGVNVTFDLFQRSPIDNLFEYGKFLVKNGGM; this comes from the coding sequence ATGGCAACTATCGAAAGTATCCAGAACGCCTATATAGATTATGTGCTAACCGAAGGCTCGGAGTCTAAGTCGGTATATATATTCGCCAAACAAAATGAAATGACCGAGGCTGAGTTTTACCAGTTTTATGGCTCGTTTGAAGCCGTGGAACAAGCTATTTGGGCAGGTTTTACAACTAAAACCATTGCCGAAATAAAAAGCCAGGAAGTTTGGGCACAATATTCTGCCCGCGAAAGGGCTTTATCTTACTTTTATGTTTTTTTTGAGTTGCTTAAGGGCAGCCGTAGCTTTGCTATCTATTCCATCAAAAAACAGCCAAGAGGTTTTACTACACCACGCGTTTTTGAACCAATGAAAATGGCTTTCGAAAGCTTTGCCGAAGATATTTTGAAGGAAGGCATAGAAACTACAGAACTTACCGACCGTAAATTTTTTAGCAAACGTTATAAAGACGCGCTTTGGGTACAATTTGTATTTGTACTCAATTTTTGGGTGAATGATAACTCTACCGGATTTGAGAAAACGGATGAAGCTATTGAAAAAGGCGTTAATGTAACGTTCGATCTTTTCCAACGCTCGCCCATCGACAATTTATTTGAGTACGGAAAATTCCTGGTGAAAAACGGCGGGATGTAA
- the trxA gene encoding thioredoxin encodes MANFQDIIASEIPVLVDFSAEWCGPCKMMPPILKDVKHALGDKVKIIKIDIDKNPQAASAYRVQSVPTLMIFQKGQTKWRQAGVVQARELQRTVEMFI; translated from the coding sequence CAGGATATAATAGCTTCAGAAATTCCGGTATTGGTCGATTTTTCGGCCGAGTGGTGCGGCCCCTGTAAAATGATGCCGCCTATACTAAAGGATGTAAAACATGCCCTTGGCGATAAAGTAAAAATCATCAAGATTGATATCGATAAAAACCCGCAGGCGGCAAGCGCATACCGTGTACAAAGTGTACCAACGCTCATGATATTTCAAAAAGGGCAAACCAAATGGCGGCAGGCCGGTGTTGTACAGGCAAGAGAGCTACAGCGTACGGTGGAGATGTTTATATAA
- a CDS encoding ABC1 kinase family protein has protein sequence MTDSETDFPSAGGEYSQGASPEQNSIPTTKVERSAKFVKTGFKIGGNYIKHYSKKLFNPDMDKSELNEDNAADIYQSLSELKGSALKVAQMLSMDKNLLPQAYVDKFTQSQYNAPPLSGPLIVQTFRKYFGKNPDQIYDKFNIRSNNAASIGQVHQAELNGKKLAVKIQYPGVGESISSDLKLIKPFAFRMLGMSEKELNVYMSEVEERLLEETDYELEVRRSIEFSTACANLDNVVFPAYYPELSSKRIITMDWLEGKHLKEFLATNPSQELRNQIGQALWDFYNFQQHEMRAVHADPHPGNFLITPEGKLGCIDFGCIKEMPEDFYYPFFSLTSTNLLDNKEETIKAFRLLDMTRKDDTLAQVEFFYGQFKEMISLFAMPYIDDHFDFSQSEFFDKLFAFGERLSKMPEFKQARGVKHFIYVNRTNFGLYNILHELKAEVKTDTFKPHVVLEY, from the coding sequence ATGACAGATAGCGAAACAGATTTTCCATCAGCCGGTGGAGAATATTCACAGGGAGCTTCGCCCGAACAAAATAGCATACCAACAACCAAAGTAGAACGTAGCGCCAAATTTGTAAAAACAGGGTTTAAAATAGGCGGCAATTATATTAAGCATTACTCAAAAAAGCTATTTAACCCGGATATGGATAAATCTGAGTTGAACGAGGATAATGCAGCTGATATTTACCAATCACTAAGCGAGCTTAAAGGCAGTGCCCTTAAAGTAGCGCAGATGCTCAGCATGGATAAAAACCTGCTGCCACAGGCTTATGTAGATAAGTTTACACAATCGCAATACAACGCGCCGCCGCTTTCGGGCCCGCTGATTGTGCAAACGTTCAGGAAATATTTTGGTAAAAATCCCGATCAAATCTACGATAAATTCAACATCCGGTCAAACAATGCCGCATCAATAGGGCAGGTGCACCAGGCCGAACTGAACGGGAAGAAACTGGCCGTAAAAATTCAGTACCCCGGTGTGGGCGAATCTATCTCGTCCGATCTGAAACTGATCAAGCCATTTGCCTTCAGAATGCTGGGCATGAGCGAAAAGGAATTGAATGTGTACATGAGCGAGGTTGAAGAGCGCCTGCTGGAAGAAACCGACTACGAACTGGAAGTACGTCGCTCTATTGAATTTTCTACCGCTTGTGCCAATTTGGATAATGTGGTATTCCCTGCTTATTACCCGGAGTTGAGCAGCAAGCGGATTATCACTATGGATTGGCTGGAAGGGAAACATCTTAAAGAGTTTTTGGCCACCAACCCATCGCAGGAATTGCGGAACCAGATAGGGCAGGCCCTTTGGGATTTTTACAATTTTCAGCAGCACGAGATGCGTGCCGTACATGCCGATCCGCATCCAGGCAACTTCCTGATAACCCCCGAAGGTAAATTGGGGTGTATCGATTTTGGATGTATTAAAGAGATGCCCGAGGATTTTTACTATCCTTTCTTCTCGCTTACTTCAACCAATCTGTTGGATAATAAGGAAGAAACTATTAAAGCCTTCCGTTTGCTGGATATGACCCGTAAGGATGATACCCTGGCGCAGGTGGAGTTTTTTTACGGCCAGTTTAAAGAAATGATAAGCCTGTTTGCCATGCCTTATATTGATGATCACTTCGATTTTAGCCAATCAGAGTTCTTCGACAAGCTTTTTGCCTTTGGCGAGCGCCTTTCAAAAATGCCTGAGTTTAAACAGGCGCGGGGTGTTAAACACTTTATATATGTAAACCGCACCAACTTTGGCCTATACAATATATTGCACGAATTGAAAGCCGAAGTAAAGACAGATACATTTAAACCACACGTGGTTTTGGAATATTAG